A DNA window from Maribellus comscasis contains the following coding sequences:
- a CDS encoding 7TM diverse intracellular signaling domain-containing protein, with the protein MTKIIFIFLFVLPVKLFAGGQPNYPESLISIQYLPGDKIQDFSEAEMTNKMFTAYKNETLSPNVYYWFRLTFDNQKLNKDSYFIHFNDFFAEIQLVQVLSESKTLKYLGGSYIPLSNRSFEGFFKDKVLMTKTRGTQTTVYLRVKRAGFDTLSFPSMNIISLEDYQHFKTKTDIVQSFFTGVIAILCLFNLVLFLLTREKLYLSYFIYIAIASLYFFFYYGYIELFWFPQHPLVNKMFFFSILLAQPFYFFFLHYALNEENFRDYRKLIFRYASVILSLSVVVIIISLFRYSVAIHIGDVLSVVNGIAIVLIFFLLIRKVPLTVKIILSGSLFLAAGGGAAIIANLFYISVEHIYIYQVGFYIEILLFAIAINFTHNNERLIRIKRQLDITQLKNEKLEKERELEGLSKAIDKKNRDLTYKAIVISQKESMQKTILKQLSKLKDQEKIQKSQLLELMSNLKSNTNNNHWNEFESHFTTVHPHFYSALNKKYQNLTASENKLCAFIKMKLSSKEIALITGKSQQSVDVARSRLRKKMGLANHENLYTVISEIEIQ; encoded by the coding sequence ATGACTAAAATAATTTTCATTTTTCTTTTTGTTCTACCTGTAAAACTGTTTGCGGGTGGACAACCCAATTACCCGGAATCACTAATATCAATCCAATATCTTCCTGGAGATAAAATTCAGGATTTTTCCGAAGCAGAAATGACCAATAAAATGTTTACTGCTTATAAGAATGAAACACTAAGTCCAAATGTATATTATTGGTTTAGACTCACTTTTGATAATCAAAAGTTAAATAAGGACTCATATTTTATTCATTTTAATGATTTTTTTGCTGAAATTCAGCTGGTTCAGGTTCTGTCCGAAAGTAAAACTTTAAAATATCTTGGTGGCTCTTATATTCCACTATCTAATCGTTCTTTTGAAGGATTTTTTAAAGATAAGGTTTTGATGACAAAAACCAGGGGAACGCAAACCACGGTCTATTTAAGAGTAAAAAGAGCAGGTTTTGATACATTATCGTTTCCTTCAATGAATATCATTAGTTTGGAGGACTATCAACACTTTAAAACAAAAACAGATATAGTTCAAAGTTTTTTTACCGGCGTTATTGCCATATTGTGCCTCTTTAATTTGGTTCTTTTTCTTTTAACCCGCGAAAAACTTTATTTAAGTTATTTTATCTATATAGCTATTGCCAGCTTATATTTCTTTTTTTATTACGGCTATATCGAATTATTTTGGTTTCCTCAACATCCTTTGGTAAATAAAATGTTCTTTTTTAGCATTTTATTAGCGCAACCGTTTTACTTCTTTTTTCTTCACTATGCTTTAAACGAAGAGAATTTTAGAGACTACAGAAAGTTGATTTTCAGATATGCTTCTGTTATATTATCATTGAGTGTTGTTGTTATTATCATTTCACTTTTTAGATATAGTGTGGCAATTCACATTGGCGATGTTTTGTCGGTTGTGAATGGCATTGCAATTGTTTTAATATTTTTCCTCCTGATTCGTAAAGTACCGCTTACAGTAAAAATAATTCTCTCTGGTTCATTGTTTTTGGCGGCAGGTGGAGGTGCAGCTATAATTGCCAATTTGTTTTATATATCAGTTGAGCACATTTATATTTATCAGGTAGGGTTTTATATTGAAATACTATTGTTTGCAATTGCAATAAATTTTACTCATAATAATGAACGGCTGATTAGAATAAAAAGGCAACTCGATATTACTCAATTAAAAAACGAAAAACTTGAAAAAGAAAGGGAGCTTGAAGGGCTGAGCAAGGCTATTGATAAAAAGAACCGCGATTTAACCTACAAAGCCATTGTTATTTCACAAAAAGAATCGATGCAAAAAACTATTTTGAAGCAGCTGTCAAAGCTTAAAGACCAGGAAAAAATTCAAAAGAGTCAGCTGCTCGAATTGATGTCAAATTTGAAATCAAACACAAACAATAATCACTGGAACGAGTTTGAAAGCCATTTTACCACTGTTCATCCGCATTTTTACAGCGCGCTTAATAAGAAATATCAAAACTTAACTGCCAGCGAAAATAAACTTTGCGCATTTATTAAAATGAAGCTTTCTTCAAAAGAGATAGCGTTAATTACAGGTAAAAGTCAGCAAAGTGTTGATGTGGCCCGAAGCCGGCTACGCAAAAAGATGGGATTGGCAAATCATGAAAACTTATATACTGTAATTTCTGAAATAGAAATTCAGTAG
- a CDS encoding acyl-CoA dehydrogenase family protein, translating into MANYYTDNSDLKFHLNHPLMEKIVRLKERDFSFKDEFSFAPMDHEDAVDSYDKVLEIVGEICGDIVGPNAESIDAEGPQVVDGHVIYARGTQENIDALNKAGLMGMSLPYKYEGLNFPIVPYIMAADIVSRADAGFVNIWGLQDCAETINEFASEEQKEKYLPRVCKGDTMAMDLTEPDAGSDLQAVQLKATWDEKKNVWLLNGVKRFITNGDGEISLVLARSEPGTKDGRGLSMFIYDKQQGGVTVRRIEHKMGIIGSPTCELVFKNAPAELVGSRKLGLIKYVMALMNGARLGIAAQSVGVSEAAYREAIEYAKERMQFGKAIIRFPAVYEMLSMMKAKLDASRTLLYETARFVDMYKTYQHISEERTLEKDERAEMKKYQRLADVYTPLVKGMASEYSNQLAYDAVQIHGGSGFMKDYPVERIYRDARITSIYEGTTQLQVVAAIRGVTTGAFLNQIRYYESQAVSPQLEYLKRSLIILTDEYEQAVKKVTSTDDNEFVDFHARRLVEMAGHIIMSYLLLLDTNRNDSFLRSAKNYITFAKAQVKSHAEYIRVSELSDLGTYKFEL; encoded by the coding sequence ATGGCAAATTATTATACAGATAACAGCGACTTAAAATTCCATTTGAACCACCCGTTGATGGAGAAGATTGTTCGCTTAAAAGAACGGGATTTTTCTTTTAAAGATGAATTTTCATTTGCTCCGATGGATCACGAAGATGCAGTCGACAGCTACGATAAAGTGCTGGAGATAGTGGGTGAAATTTGCGGAGATATTGTTGGCCCGAATGCGGAAAGTATAGATGCGGAAGGACCTCAGGTAGTTGATGGGCATGTTATATATGCCCGTGGGACACAGGAAAACATCGACGCATTAAACAAAGCTGGTTTGATGGGAATGTCTTTGCCTTATAAATATGAAGGTCTCAATTTTCCGATTGTACCATATATTATGGCGGCTGATATTGTATCGCGTGCCGATGCAGGTTTTGTAAATATTTGGGGATTGCAGGATTGCGCTGAAACCATCAACGAATTTGCTTCGGAAGAACAAAAGGAAAAATATCTGCCACGTGTGTGCAAAGGCGACACGATGGCAATGGACCTGACCGAGCCTGATGCAGGTTCCGATTTGCAGGCGGTTCAGTTAAAAGCTACCTGGGATGAAAAGAAGAATGTTTGGTTGTTAAATGGAGTAAAACGTTTTATCACCAACGGCGACGGAGAAATTTCTCTTGTGTTGGCTCGTTCAGAGCCAGGAACAAAAGATGGTCGTGGACTTTCGATGTTTATATACGACAAACAGCAAGGTGGAGTAACCGTTCGCCGTATCGAACATAAAATGGGAATCATTGGCTCGCCTACCTGTGAATTGGTTTTCAAAAATGCTCCGGCTGAGTTGGTTGGTTCCCGGAAATTGGGTTTGATTAAATATGTAATGGCATTGATGAATGGCGCTCGTCTTGGAATTGCTGCCCAATCAGTTGGTGTTAGTGAGGCTGCTTACCGCGAAGCGATAGAATATGCCAAAGAAAGAATGCAGTTTGGAAAGGCAATTATTCGATTTCCTGCTGTCTACGAAATGCTCTCTATGATGAAAGCTAAACTGGATGCCTCAAGAACCTTGTTATACGAGACCGCACGTTTTGTTGATATGTATAAAACATACCAGCATATTTCTGAAGAACGTACTCTTGAAAAAGATGAACGTGCAGAAATGAAAAAATATCAGCGTTTGGCCGATGTTTATACTCCGCTTGTAAAGGGAATGGCAAGTGAGTACAGCAACCAACTGGCTTACGATGCTGTCCAGATTCATGGCGGTTCGGGTTTTATGAAGGATTATCCGGTAGAACGTATCTACCGCGATGCCCGAATTACCTCAATTTATGAAGGAACAACACAGTTACAGGTAGTAGCTGCTATTCGCGGCGTAACAACCGGTGCTTTTCTGAACCAGATTCGTTACTACGAATCTCAGGCGGTTTCACCACAGCTGGAATACCTGAAACGTTCGCTGATTATTCTTACTGATGAGTATGAACAGGCAGTGAAAAAAGTAACTTCAACAGACGATAACGAGTTTGTCGATTTCCATGCCCGCCGTTTGGTTGAAATGGCCGGACACATTATTATGAGTTACTTGCTACTGCTTGATACTAACCGCAATGATTCATTCCTGCGTTCAGCCAAAAATTACATTACTTTTGCCAAAGCCCAGGTAAAATCACATGCTGAATATATCCGGGTTTCTGAACTAAGTGATCTTGGAACCTATAAGTTCGAATTGTAG
- a CDS encoding electron transfer flavoprotein subunit alpha/FixB family protein — MNNVFVYCEIEDGQVAEVSQELLTKGRTLANELKCKLEAIAIGNQLEGIAEQIIPYGVDALYLADDKRLYPYQTLPHTSIIVNLFKEEKPQIALMGASSIGRDLGPRVSSALHSGLTADCTSLVIGEHYDKKADKKYENLLYQIRPAFGGNIIATIINPDCRPQMATVREGVMKKSILDPKYKGKTVKLDVSKYVNDTDFVVEIIERHMEKSKLNIKGSPIIVAGGYGVGSKENFQLLHELAEVLGGEVGASRAAVDAGYVEHERQIGQTGLTVRPKLYIACGISGQIQHRAGMEQSAQIIAINTDPEAPINSIADYVITGDIANIVPKMIKYYKTNTK, encoded by the coding sequence ATGAATAATGTATTTGTTTATTGCGAAATAGAAGACGGCCAGGTAGCCGAGGTAAGTCAGGAATTGCTGACCAAGGGGAGAACGCTGGCTAATGAACTAAAATGTAAACTGGAAGCGATTGCCATTGGCAATCAACTTGAAGGAATTGCTGAGCAGATAATTCCTTATGGCGTAGATGCGCTGTATTTGGCAGACGATAAAAGGTTGTATCCTTATCAAACCTTACCACATACTTCAATCATCGTAAACCTGTTTAAAGAAGAAAAACCTCAGATTGCCCTAATGGGGGCTTCGTCCATAGGCCGCGATCTTGGTCCCAGAGTATCTTCTGCATTACACAGTGGTTTAACAGCCGATTGTACAAGTTTGGTCATAGGCGAACATTACGATAAAAAAGCGGACAAAAAGTATGAGAATTTGCTGTACCAGATTCGTCCTGCTTTTGGAGGAAATATTATTGCCACCATCATAAATCCGGATTGCCGTCCACAAATGGCAACGGTTCGAGAAGGTGTAATGAAAAAGAGCATTCTTGATCCGAAATACAAAGGGAAAACAGTAAAACTTGATGTGTCGAAATATGTGAATGACACCGATTTTGTTGTCGAAATCATTGAGCGGCATATGGAAAAAAGCAAGTTGAATATCAAAGGTTCTCCTATTATTGTTGCCGGCGGTTACGGTGTTGGTTCTAAAGAGAATTTTCAGCTGTTACATGAACTTGCCGAGGTATTGGGGGGCGAAGTTGGCGCATCGCGTGCAGCTGTTGATGCCGGTTATGTGGAACACGAAAGGCAAATTGGTCAGACTGGTTTAACGGTTCGTCCAAAATTATATATCGCTTGTGGTATTTCAGGGCAAATCCAGCACCGTGCAGGAATGGAACAATCGGCCCAGATTATTGCAATCAATACCGATCCTGAAGCTCCGATTAATTCCATTGCAGATTATGTGATTACAGGAGATATTGCTAACATCGTTCCCAAGATGATCAAGTATTATAAAACGAATACAAAATAG
- a CDS encoding electron transfer flavoprotein subunit beta/FixA family protein produces the protein MKAYNIIVLAKQVPDTRNVGKDAMKADGTVNRAVLPAIFNPEDLNALEQALRIKDKFPGTTVRILTMGPGRAADIIREGLYRGADGGILLTDRAFAGSDTLATSYALGQALKKIETVDLVIAGRQAIDGDTAQVGPQVAEKLNMLQVTYVEEVKELKNNTIVLKRRLERGVETVKCPLPLVITVNGSAPECRARNAKLLMTYKRAKTVTELQKENEDYTHLYNDRPELNIPEWTVNDIETDKSQLGLTGSPTKVKSIENVVLQAKDSKIISDNDADIENMMLELIESHTIG, from the coding sequence ATGAAAGCTTACAACATTATTGTTTTGGCCAAACAGGTTCCTGATACGAGGAACGTTGGCAAAGATGCAATGAAAGCTGACGGGACGGTTAACCGCGCTGTACTTCCGGCTATTTTTAACCCGGAGGATTTAAATGCGCTGGAACAGGCTTTACGGATTAAAGATAAATTTCCCGGGACAACAGTTAGAATTCTTACAATGGGGCCGGGACGTGCTGCAGATATTATTCGCGAAGGTTTATATCGTGGAGCAGATGGGGGTATTTTGCTTACCGACAGGGCATTTGCCGGGTCTGATACTTTGGCTACCTCGTACGCCCTGGGGCAGGCTTTAAAAAAGATTGAAACAGTAGACCTGGTGATTGCAGGTCGTCAGGCCATTGATGGAGATACTGCACAGGTAGGGCCGCAGGTTGCTGAAAAGTTAAATATGCTTCAGGTGACTTATGTTGAAGAAGTAAAAGAACTTAAGAACAATACTATTGTATTAAAACGCAGGTTGGAGAGAGGTGTGGAAACTGTAAAATGCCCGCTGCCTCTGGTGATTACGGTAAATGGTTCAGCTCCGGAGTGCCGCGCACGAAATGCCAAGTTGTTAATGACCTACAAAAGAGCAAAAACAGTTACCGAGCTACAAAAAGAAAATGAGGATTATACGCATCTGTATAACGATCGCCCGGAGTTAAATATTCCGGAATGGACGGTTAATGATATTGAAACAGATAAATCCCAACTGGGCTTGACTGGTTCTCCAACCAAAGTAAAATCCATTGAGAATGTCGTGCTTCAGGCAAAAGATTCCAAAATTATTTCAGACAACGATGCAGATATTGAGAATATGATGCTTGAACTTATTGAGAGTCATACCATCGGATAG
- a CDS encoding DUF3467 domain-containing protein: MDDKKQKGQQLNIELSEDVAQGVYSNLAVITHSSSEFVVDFVRIMPGVPKANVKSRIILTPEHAKRLLMALQDNIKKYESIHGPIKNVKPGNDSMMPPMNFGGPTAQA; encoded by the coding sequence ATGGATGATAAAAAACAAAAAGGACAACAATTAAATATCGAGTTGAGTGAGGACGTTGCACAAGGGGTATATTCAAACCTTGCCGTTATAACACATTCAAGTTCAGAATTTGTTGTTGATTTTGTTCGGATAATGCCGGGAGTGCCAAAAGCAAATGTGAAGTCACGGATAATTTTAACTCCGGAACACGCCAAACGTTTGTTAATGGCTTTGCAGGATAACATTAAAAAATATGAGTCTATTCACGGACCTATAAAAAATGTGAAACCGGGCAACGATTCAATGATGCCGCCCATGAATTTTGGCGGGCCGACTGCTCAGGCTTAA
- the rpoC gene encoding DNA-directed RNA polymerase subunit beta' — MAFRKDNKAKSSFSKVSISLSSPEEILERSFGEVLKPETINYRTYKPERDGLFCERIFGPVKDYECHCGKYKRIRYKGIVCDRCGVEVTEKKVRRERMGHISLVVPVAHIWYFRSLPNKIGYLLGLPTKKLDSIIYYERYVVINPGVKSVDGVKELDFLTEEEYLDILDTLPKDNQFLDDDDPNKFIAKMGAEALYEILSRLDLDDLSYTLRHKANTETSQQRKNEALKRLQVVEAFRASKNLNRPEWMIVRVVPVIPPDLRPLVPLDGGRFATSDLNDLYRRVIIRNNRLKRLIEIKAPEVILRNEKRMLQEAVDSLFDNSRKVNAVKTENNRALKSLSDSLKGKQGRFRQNLLGKRVDYSARSVIVVGPKLQIHECGLPKDMAAELYKPFVIRKLIERGIVKTVKSAKKIVDRKDPVVWEILENVLKGHPVMLNRAPTLHRLSIQAFQPVLIEGKAIQLHPLVCTGFNADFDGDQMAVHLPLGNAAILEAQLLMLASHNLLNPANGAPIQVPSQDMVLGLYYMTKPRKGSRGEGMTFYSAEEVLIAFYEKVIDLHAVIKLKVEDVDENGEYFKHIIETTVGRVLFNEYVPGEAGYINQLLTKKSLRTIISDVFKKSGNAVTVGFLDDIKNLGYNMAYRGGLSFNLDDVIIPEDKEGIVGDGYAEVEEVISNYNMGFITNNERYNQVIDIWTHANSKLTHSVMKTLSTDKQGFNSIYMMLDSGARGSKEQIRQLCGMRGLMAKPQKSGSTGSQIIENPILANFKEGLSVLEYFISTHGARKGLADTALKTADAGYLTRRLVDVAQDVIISEDDCGTLRGLVATAIKNNEEVVASLFDRIIGRTSVHDIYHPLNGNLIVKSGDEITEEVASVIEESPIESVEIRSVLTCESKVGVCAKCYGRNLATGKKVQKGEAVGVIAAQSIGEPGTQLTLRTFHVGGIAGNISAQSQVESKYDGYVEIEELRSVERKDDEGKGIDIVVSRLAELKIIDKNTNIPLSTHPIPYGSKLYVKNGEEIRKGKLICEWDPFNGVIITEFDGTIEFENLIDGITYREESDEQTGYSEKVIIETRDKTKNPTLKIMDKKGEMIRSYNLPVGGHIAVSNNQEVKAGTVLVKIPRAAGKAGDITGGLPRVTELFEARNPSNPAVVSEVDGEVSLGKIKRGNREIIVTTKNNDVKKYLVPLSKQILVQENDYIRAGTSLSDGATTPSDILAIKGPTAVQEYILNEVQDVYRMQGVKINDKHYEIIIRQMMRKVEIDDPGDTRFLEKQVVDKNEFISENDWIYNKKVVIESGDAEGLRSGQIISARRLRDENSQLRRRDKKLVEARDAIPATSSQILQGITKAALQTRSWLSAASFQETTKVLNEAAINGKTDYLDGLKENVICGHLIPAGTGLKEYKNLVVGSKSEYDQLIDLKRS, encoded by the coding sequence ATGGCATTCAGAAAAGATAACAAAGCAAAAAGTAGTTTTTCTAAAGTTTCAATAAGTCTTTCATCTCCTGAAGAAATTCTGGAGAGGTCGTTTGGCGAAGTATTGAAACCAGAGACAATTAACTACAGAACATATAAACCTGAGCGGGATGGTCTTTTTTGCGAGCGGATTTTTGGGCCCGTAAAAGACTACGAATGCCATTGCGGTAAATACAAACGAATCCGCTATAAAGGAATTGTTTGCGACCGTTGTGGTGTGGAAGTTACAGAGAAAAAAGTGCGTCGTGAAAGAATGGGGCACATTTCACTGGTTGTGCCTGTTGCACATATTTGGTATTTCAGATCGTTACCAAACAAAATTGGTTATTTGTTAGGTCTTCCAACCAAAAAACTTGATTCCATTATTTATTATGAACGATATGTTGTAATTAATCCTGGGGTTAAATCAGTTGATGGGGTGAAAGAGCTTGACTTCCTGACAGAAGAGGAATATCTTGATATTTTGGATACGCTTCCAAAAGATAACCAGTTCCTTGACGATGATGATCCAAACAAATTTATTGCAAAAATGGGAGCTGAAGCTTTGTATGAAATATTAAGCAGGCTCGATTTGGATGATCTTTCTTATACACTTCGTCATAAAGCAAATACCGAAACTTCGCAACAGCGTAAAAACGAAGCATTGAAACGTCTGCAGGTTGTTGAAGCATTCAGGGCAAGTAAAAACCTGAACCGTCCGGAATGGATGATTGTTCGCGTTGTTCCTGTAATTCCTCCCGACCTGCGCCCTTTGGTTCCGCTTGATGGTGGTCGTTTTGCAACATCTGATTTGAATGACCTTTACCGAAGAGTAATCATTCGAAACAACCGTTTGAAACGATTGATCGAAATCAAGGCACCCGAGGTAATCTTAAGAAATGAAAAACGAATGCTGCAGGAAGCTGTGGATTCGCTATTTGATAATTCAAGGAAAGTAAATGCCGTAAAAACAGAAAATAACCGCGCATTAAAATCACTTTCCGATAGTTTAAAAGGGAAACAAGGTCGTTTCCGTCAAAACCTTTTGGGAAAACGTGTCGACTATTCCGCACGTTCTGTAATTGTGGTAGGTCCCAAATTACAAATCCATGAATGTGGTCTTCCAAAAGATATGGCAGCCGAATTATACAAACCTTTTGTAATTCGTAAACTGATTGAAAGAGGGATTGTAAAAACGGTAAAATCGGCCAAAAAGATTGTTGACCGAAAAGATCCGGTTGTATGGGAAATCCTCGAAAATGTATTAAAGGGGCACCCGGTGATGTTAAACCGTGCGCCCACATTGCACCGATTGTCAATTCAGGCTTTCCAACCTGTATTAATAGAGGGCAAAGCAATCCAGCTTCACCCGCTGGTTTGTACAGGATTTAACGCCGACTTCGACGGCGACCAGATGGCTGTTCACTTACCGCTGGGAAATGCGGCAATTCTGGAAGCGCAATTATTGATGCTTGCTTCGCATAACCTTTTGAACCCCGCCAACGGTGCTCCGATTCAGGTTCCGTCGCAGGATATGGTTCTTGGCTTATATTATATGACCAAGCCACGTAAAGGTTCAAGAGGAGAAGGAATGACATTTTATTCAGCAGAAGAAGTATTAATTGCTTTTTACGAAAAAGTGATTGATCTTCATGCAGTAATTAAACTTAAAGTTGAAGACGTAGACGAAAACGGCGAATATTTCAAACATATTATTGAAACTACTGTCGGTCGCGTTCTTTTCAATGAGTACGTTCCAGGAGAAGCTGGTTATATAAATCAGTTACTGACTAAAAAGTCGCTTCGTACAATTATCTCAGATGTATTTAAGAAATCCGGAAATGCGGTAACTGTTGGATTCCTCGACGATATCAAAAATCTTGGATACAACATGGCTTATCGCGGTGGATTGTCGTTTAACCTTGATGATGTTATCATTCCTGAAGATAAGGAAGGAATTGTTGGCGATGGTTATGCAGAAGTAGAAGAGGTTATCAGCAATTATAACATGGGATTCATTACCAATAATGAAAGATATAATCAGGTTATTGATATTTGGACGCATGCAAACTCAAAGCTTACTCACTCAGTAATGAAGACGTTGAGCACAGATAAACAAGGCTTTAACTCTATTTATATGATGCTTGACTCTGGTGCCCGTGGATCGAAAGAACAGATTCGTCAGCTTTGCGGAATGAGGGGATTGATGGCAAAACCACAGAAATCAGGATCAACCGGTTCGCAGATTATTGAGAACCCGATTTTGGCCAACTTTAAAGAAGGTCTTTCGGTGTTGGAGTACTTTATTTCAACTCACGGTGCGCGTAAAGGTTTGGCTGATACCGCACTAAAAACTGCTGATGCTGGTTATCTTACCCGTCGTTTGGTTGATGTTGCTCAGGATGTTATCATTTCCGAAGATGACTGCGGAACATTACGTGGTTTGGTCGCTACTGCAATTAAAAATAACGAGGAAGTTGTTGCATCGCTTTTCGACCGAATTATTGGCCGCACATCAGTTCATGATATCTATCACCCGTTGAACGGGAATCTGATTGTTAAGTCAGGTGACGAAATTACCGAAGAAGTTGCAAGTGTAATTGAAGAATCTCCGATTGAGAGTGTTGAAATCCGTTCGGTTTTAACTTGTGAATCAAAAGTAGGGGTTTGTGCTAAATGTTACGGCAGAAACCTGGCTACGGGCAAAAAAGTTCAAAAAGGTGAAGCTGTTGGGGTAATTGCTGCACAGTCGATTGGTGAACCAGGAACACAGCTTACATTACGAACATTCCACGTGGGTGGTATCGCAGGTAACATTTCAGCTCAATCACAGGTTGAATCAAAATACGATGGTTATGTTGAAATTGAAGAACTTCGTTCGGTTGAGCGCAAAGACGATGAAGGAAAAGGAATCGATATTGTTGTAAGTCGTTTGGCTGAATTAAAAATTATTGATAAAAATACAAATATTCCTTTGTCTACTCACCCCATCCCATATGGTTCAAAATTGTATGTGAAAAATGGTGAAGAAATAAGAAAAGGAAAATTAATATGCGAATGGGACCCGTTTAATGGTGTAATTATTACTGAATTTGACGGAACCATTGAGTTTGAAAACCTTATTGATGGTATTACTTATCGCGAAGAATCAGATGAACAAACCGGTTACAGCGAGAAAGTAATTATCGAAACCAGGGATAAAACCAAAAACCCGACCCTGAAAATCATGGATAAAAAAGGCGAGATGATCCGTTCATACAACCTTCCGGTTGGTGGTCATATTGCCGTATCCAATAATCAGGAAGTTAAAGCAGGTACTGTTTTGGTTAAAATTCCCCGCGCTGCCGGTAAAGCAGGCGATATCACTGGTGGTTTGCCACGTGTTACCGAGTTATTCGAGGCTCGTAATCCTTCAAATCCTGCAGTTGTTTCGGAGGTTGATGGTGAGGTTTCTCTGGGTAAAATCAAAAGAGGTAACCGCGAAATTATCGTTACCACCAAAAATAACGACGTTAAAAAATACTTGGTACCACTTTCAAAACAGATTTTGGTTCAGGAGAACGATTATATTCGGGCAGGAACATCGCTTTCCGACGGAGCTACAACTCCTTCTGATATTTTGGCTATTAAAGGTCCGACAGCAGTTCAGGAATACATTTTGAATGAAGTGCAGGACGTTTACCGTATGCAGGGTGTGAAAATTAATGATAAACATTATGAAATCATTATTCGCCAAATGATGCGAAAAGTTGAAATCGATGACCCGGGTGATACACGCTTCCTTGAAAAACAAGTTGTTGATAAAAATGAGTTTATCTCTGAAAACGACTGGATTTATAACAAAAAAGTTGTTATCGAGTCCGGTGATGCTGAAGGTTTGAGGTCAGGTCAGATTATCTCGGCCAGAAGATTAAGAGATGAAAATTCCCAGTTGAGAAGAAGAGATAAAAAGCTGGTTGAAGCGAGGGACGCAATTCCCGCAACATCAAGCCAGATTCTTCAGGGGATTACTAAAGCGGCGTTGCAAACACGCAGTTGGTTATCAGCAGCTTCCTTCCAGGAAACAACAAAAGTTCTCAATGAAGCAGCGATAAACGGTAAAACCGATTATCTCGACGGATTGAAAGAAAACGTAATTTGTGGTCACCTGATTCCTGCTGGTACAGGGTTGAAAGAATATAAGAACCTTGTAGTAGGGTCAAAATCAGAATATGACCAATTGATCGACTTGAAAAGATCCTAA